Proteins encoded by one window of Rubinisphaera margarita:
- a CDS encoding alpha/beta hydrolase fold domain-containing protein has protein sequence MSPVPMIRLLTITFFLLPAFAGPSSLLAIESTPAPFAGTMGEWHGFTSHEFEIAGKPVLVVTPDNPIEGRPWVWHGEFFGHKPAPDVELLKLGFHCVYMKIPDMLGSPEAVEYWNQCYQELTDTYGLARKVALVGLSRGGLYCYNWAAANPEKVSCIYGDAPVCDFKSWPGGRGKGPGSERDWKLVLQRYRFANEAEALAYRGNPVDRLKPLAEAGVPLLHVYGDADEVVPWDENTGLLAERYRELGGDIQLITKPGVKHHPHGLHDPTPIVEFIASAAGIAYGTPRKPRKDPVDQRVAQIEPTSRVVYKTVDDRELYLHVLNPDDLQDGEQRPCFIVIHGGGWTGGEPRRMYPFADHYRDQGLVGISVQYRLLNAKKGVNVFDCISDTNDAVRFVRSHAEMFNIDPNKIIVSGGSAGGHLAAETALYSDSSDSDISTVPAALVLLFPVIDTSEAGYGNARIGSRWREVSPAHQVDGKVPPTILFHGTGDTVTPFAGAVAFTEAMKKQGNRCELVVHEGGRHGYLMFDEALLNETLRQSDEFLSSLNLLNNQ, from the coding sequence ATGTCGCCCGTTCCCATGATTCGCCTTCTCACCATCACATTCTTCTTGCTTCCCGCATTCGCCGGACCAAGTTCTTTGCTGGCCATCGAGTCCACTCCAGCACCGTTCGCCGGCACGATGGGAGAATGGCACGGCTTCACAAGTCATGAGTTCGAGATCGCCGGGAAACCAGTCCTCGTCGTCACGCCGGACAATCCGATCGAGGGTCGTCCCTGGGTTTGGCATGGCGAGTTCTTCGGGCACAAACCGGCTCCGGATGTCGAGCTGCTGAAACTCGGCTTCCACTGTGTCTACATGAAAATTCCTGACATGCTCGGCTCGCCCGAAGCCGTTGAGTACTGGAATCAGTGTTATCAGGAGTTGACCGACACCTACGGACTGGCCAGGAAGGTTGCGCTCGTTGGTCTGAGCCGAGGCGGGCTTTACTGCTACAACTGGGCCGCCGCAAACCCCGAGAAGGTTTCCTGTATTTACGGCGATGCTCCCGTTTGTGACTTTAAGAGCTGGCCGGGTGGACGCGGGAAAGGGCCCGGCAGCGAACGCGACTGGAAGCTCGTGCTGCAACGATACCGCTTCGCAAATGAAGCCGAAGCCCTCGCCTACCGCGGCAATCCGGTGGATCGCCTCAAACCACTGGCGGAGGCAGGCGTTCCGCTGCTGCACGTCTATGGCGATGCCGACGAGGTCGTCCCCTGGGACGAGAATACGGGACTTCTGGCCGAACGGTATCGGGAACTCGGCGGAGACATTCAGCTCATCACCAAACCAGGTGTGAAGCATCACCCCCACGGGCTTCACGATCCGACGCCGATCGTCGAATTCATCGCCTCGGCTGCTGGCATTGCGTATGGCACTCCGCGTAAGCCTCGCAAGGATCCCGTCGATCAGCGGGTCGCTCAGATCGAACCAACGAGCCGCGTTGTTTATAAGACTGTCGACGATCGCGAACTCTATCTGCACGTTCTCAATCCCGACGATCTTCAGGACGGCGAACAGCGGCCATGTTTCATTGTGATTCATGGGGGCGGCTGGACCGGGGGAGAACCGCGACGAATGTATCCATTCGCCGACCATTACCGCGATCAGGGACTCGTCGGAATCAGCGTTCAATATCGTCTGTTGAATGCGAAGAAAGGAGTGAACGTATTCGACTGCATCTCGGATACGAACGACGCGGTCCGCTTCGTTCGGTCTCATGCGGAGATGTTCAATATCGATCCGAACAAGATCATTGTGAGCGGAGGATCTGCCGGAGGGCACCTCGCCGCCGAGACCGCTCTCTACTCCGACTCATCTGATTCAGACATATCGACTGTTCCAGCTGCTCTCGTTCTATTGTTTCCGGTGATCGATACCTCCGAAGCGGGCTATGGCAATGCCAGGATCGGTTCTCGATGGCGGGAAGTCTCACCGGCGCACCAAGTCGATGGCAAAGTTCCACCGACGATCCTCTTCCACGGAACTGGAGACACGGTGACGCCATTCGCCGGAGCTGTCGCGTTCACGGAAGCTATGAAAAAGCAGGGCAATCGCTGCGAGCTTGTCGTCCATGAAGGGGGCCGCCATGGCTATCTCATGTTCGACGAAGCTCTGCTGAATGAAACCCTCCGTCAGAGCGACGAGTTCCTTTCTTCGCTGAATCTGTTGAACAATCAATAA
- the dinB gene encoding DNA polymerase IV: protein MILHVDMDAFYASVEIRDNPELEGKPVVVGGTPQGRGVVAAASYAAREYGVHSAMSAARAIRLCPQAVFLKPRISYYAEISHQIRTIFFRYTPVVEPLSLDEAFLDVSGSERLFGSAVEIAQSIRQEIAGSLNLVASVGVAPNKFLAKLASDLEKPNGLVVVPSDAVQGFLDPLPVKRIWGVGRVTEKVFDRIGVKTVGDLRRLDKDVLERYFGDHGRHLWELARGIDDRKVVPDREAKSVSHETTFSEDVHDLSQLRARAAELTDQVARRLRRADRKGHTVTVKVRFFDFRTITRSITMPQSTNQTAVLWDAVGEILSSRLPENRPPVRLLGIGVSGFNDAKAAQLQLFASEPSTSELDRAADQIRARFGGESLGRGSSLLHRKYDDHRPGQLPPE from the coding sequence ATGATTCTTCATGTCGACATGGACGCGTTCTACGCCTCCGTCGAGATCCGCGACAACCCGGAACTGGAGGGCAAACCGGTCGTCGTCGGTGGAACTCCGCAGGGTCGTGGGGTTGTCGCGGCGGCCAGCTACGCCGCTCGAGAGTACGGCGTCCACAGCGCGATGTCAGCCGCACGGGCAATCCGCCTCTGCCCGCAAGCGGTCTTCCTCAAGCCTCGGATCAGCTATTACGCCGAGATCTCGCATCAGATTCGTACAATTTTCTTCCGCTATACGCCAGTCGTGGAACCACTATCGCTCGATGAAGCCTTTCTGGATGTCTCCGGGAGTGAGCGTCTCTTTGGATCGGCCGTTGAGATCGCCCAGTCCATCAGGCAGGAGATTGCCGGGAGCCTGAATCTCGTGGCGTCCGTTGGTGTCGCTCCGAACAAGTTTCTCGCCAAGCTTGCCAGCGATCTTGAGAAGCCGAACGGCCTCGTAGTTGTTCCGAGTGATGCCGTGCAGGGGTTTCTCGATCCGCTTCCGGTCAAACGCATCTGGGGAGTTGGACGAGTCACCGAAAAAGTCTTTGATCGGATCGGCGTCAAAACAGTAGGTGACCTGAGACGTCTCGACAAAGATGTTCTCGAACGATACTTCGGCGACCACGGCCGGCATCTGTGGGAACTCGCTCGCGGAATCGATGATCGGAAGGTAGTACCGGATCGCGAAGCCAAATCGGTCTCTCATGAGACGACCTTTTCTGAGGATGTCCACGACCTCTCGCAACTGCGGGCCAGGGCGGCGGAACTGACTGATCAGGTCGCCCGGCGATTACGACGTGCCGACCGGAAAGGGCACACCGTAACAGTCAAGGTCCGCTTCTTTGATTTCCGCACCATCACCCGCAGCATCACGATGCCACAATCGACCAACCAGACTGCGGTTCTCTGGGACGCCGTGGGCGAAATCCTCTCGAGTCGGCTCCCCGAAAATCGACCTCCCGTGCGTCTGCTCGGAATCGGTGTCAGTGGATTCAACGACGCTAAGGCTGCTCAACTCCAGTTGTTCGCGTCCGAGCCCTCCACCTCTGAACTCGATCGGGCAGCCGATCAGATCCGGGCCCGCTTTGGCGGCGAGTCTCTGGGACGGGGCAGCAGTTTGCTGCATCGAAAGTACGATGATCATCGCCCCGGCCAGCTTCCTCCGGAGTGA
- a CDS encoding amidohydrolase family protein has translation MSELQWTRRHWMIASGLGMAMRPWTLSAGAEGASGLDIIDCHTHFYDPSRPEGVPWPRKDSSLYRTVLPKHLRALKMHRPVTGTVIVEASPLVEDNAWLLDLAKKEPFIVGIVGNLDPLSEDYAANVQRFAANPLFRGIRISVKTLGTLLDTGNLTPLKLLADHDLSLDVNGGPDTPGAIAKLAPLIPELRIVLNHIGNVRINTDPPPAEWSDAIQAAAQHPNVFTKISGLVEGAARGGQPVPHELNFYRPYLDIVWGRFGNDRVIFGSNWPVSERAADYETLQRIVMEYATEQGPEVVQKFCSRNAARAYKWVERPGRRPS, from the coding sequence ATGAGTGAACTGCAGTGGACACGCCGGCACTGGATGATCGCCAGCGGACTCGGCATGGCAATGAGACCATGGACCCTCTCTGCGGGAGCGGAAGGAGCGTCTGGACTCGATATCATTGATTGTCACACACACTTCTACGACCCGTCGCGTCCGGAAGGGGTTCCCTGGCCCAGGAAGGACTCGTCACTCTACCGGACTGTGCTCCCCAAACATCTGCGCGCCCTGAAGATGCATCGCCCGGTCACCGGGACGGTCATCGTCGAAGCCAGTCCGCTGGTGGAAGACAACGCCTGGCTGCTCGACCTTGCGAAGAAAGAGCCATTTATCGTCGGAATTGTGGGGAATCTCGACCCGCTGTCTGAGGATTATGCAGCAAACGTCCAACGCTTCGCGGCCAATCCGCTGTTTCGGGGCATCCGGATCTCCGTGAAGACGCTGGGCACGTTGCTGGACACCGGGAATCTGACTCCATTGAAGCTGCTCGCCGATCACGATCTTTCGCTCGATGTCAACGGCGGACCCGATACCCCGGGAGCGATCGCTAAGCTGGCTCCGCTGATTCCTGAGCTGCGGATCGTCTTGAACCACATAGGCAACGTGAGAATCAATACGGATCCGCCGCCAGCGGAATGGAGCGACGCCATTCAGGCGGCAGCGCAGCATCCAAACGTCTTCACGAAGATTTCCGGTCTCGTCGAGGGAGCCGCCCGAGGAGGACAACCGGTTCCTCACGAGCTGAATTTCTATCGTCCCTATTTGGATATCGTCTGGGGTCGATTCGGAAACGATCGCGTCATCTTTGGCAGCAACTGGCCGGTCTCGGAACGCGCAGCGGATTACGAGACCCTGCAGCGGATCGTGATGGAGTACGCCACTGAGCAGGGACCGGAGGTCGTACAGAAGTTCTGTTCCAGGAACGCTGCCCGCGCTTACAAATGGGTGGAACGTCCGGGACGGCGGCCTTCATGA
- a CDS encoding HTTM domain-containing protein, which translates to MTSNPTTHPTDSSAYSPLTVFAVLWATATFLHLMSFHFWARTWQGWVLVLCTSLVLLRPRSPQRFGFLIAASLLNLFRSLPFVPNHILFEGMINLTILTGFLWAAATADRETRMKIFHLGRPRRIAVNVLALCVYLALVISVRQEDFCGFLTVLMMLLFSRPERSPKLPSQLSEDEATRLYRGFVGVLRWELAVMYFWAVIQKLNSDYANPAVSCAVQMQRELEQRLWLPATPEVIEPLFIWGSLALELTIPLLLLVRRTRHVGFVVACIFHIWLSLHPFAGIYSYSALVLAMLVTFLSPQQLRAVQTCWRAQQEWIRERFPIPRDPEFFGGCVITVFYILGITSSLLYANLGEDRSTFEKVNTLGLIAFLGWAGWLCRSYIAAWAINTEDDRQSVRGLRWTPAWIGICLVLFNGLSPWIGLKTQNSFAMFSNLRTEFAPNHLFLQRAPLFGYQNDMVEVVASEPDILAPPEHPTGIEQFANPGRILPFFEVRRLLSRIDGDVTVTIRRPDELVTLWRKGGEVSDESAFTPPSLLEQKLLWFRRHDEWSGPMPCTH; encoded by the coding sequence TTGACCAGCAATCCAACGACACATCCGACTGATTCGAGCGCGTATTCGCCGCTGACCGTCTTCGCCGTTCTCTGGGCAACCGCGACGTTCCTGCATCTCATGTCGTTCCACTTCTGGGCCCGTACATGGCAGGGATGGGTGCTCGTCCTCTGCACGTCGCTCGTACTGCTCCGCCCGCGTTCACCGCAACGCTTCGGCTTTCTCATCGCGGCCTCTTTGCTGAACTTGTTCCGCAGTCTGCCGTTTGTTCCGAATCACATTCTGTTCGAGGGTATGATCAACCTGACGATCCTGACCGGCTTCCTCTGGGCGGCTGCGACGGCCGATCGGGAAACGCGAATGAAGATCTTTCACCTCGGGCGCCCTCGTCGAATCGCAGTCAACGTTCTCGCGTTGTGTGTTTATCTGGCTCTGGTGATCAGTGTTCGCCAGGAAGACTTCTGTGGATTCCTGACCGTCCTCATGATGCTGCTGTTCAGTCGTCCCGAACGATCACCGAAGCTTCCGTCTCAACTCTCCGAAGATGAGGCAACGCGGTTGTATCGCGGATTCGTCGGTGTGCTCCGCTGGGAGCTTGCTGTGATGTATTTCTGGGCTGTGATCCAGAAGCTGAACTCGGACTATGCGAATCCAGCCGTGAGTTGTGCGGTCCAGATGCAGCGGGAACTCGAACAACGACTCTGGCTCCCGGCGACCCCCGAAGTAATCGAGCCGTTGTTCATCTGGGGTTCACTCGCTCTGGAGTTAACAATCCCGCTCCTGCTTCTGGTGAGAAGGACGCGGCATGTCGGGTTCGTCGTCGCCTGCATCTTTCACATCTGGCTGTCGCTGCACCCATTCGCCGGAATCTACAGTTACAGCGCGCTCGTGCTGGCGATGCTCGTTACCTTTCTGTCGCCGCAGCAACTCCGAGCCGTGCAGACTTGCTGGCGGGCTCAACAGGAGTGGATTCGCGAACGTTTCCCGATTCCGCGCGATCCGGAATTCTTCGGAGGTTGTGTGATCACGGTGTTCTACATTCTCGGAATCACCTCGTCACTTCTCTACGCGAATCTGGGGGAAGACCGCTCGACGTTCGAGAAGGTCAATACACTCGGCCTGATTGCGTTTCTGGGATGGGCAGGCTGGCTTTGCCGTTCATACATCGCGGCCTGGGCGATTAACACGGAAGACGATCGACAGTCGGTTCGAGGACTCCGCTGGACTCCGGCGTGGATCGGAATCTGCCTGGTTCTGTTTAACGGCCTGAGTCCGTGGATCGGTTTGAAGACTCAGAACTCGTTCGCCATGTTCAGCAATCTGCGAACGGAGTTCGCTCCGAACCATCTGTTTCTGCAGCGAGCCCCATTGTTTGGCTACCAGAACGATATGGTTGAAGTGGTCGCATCCGAACCCGACATCCTCGCTCCGCCCGAACATCCGACAGGGATCGAACAGTTCGCCAACCCCGGTCGCATCCTCCCGTTCTTTGAAGTGCGACGATTGCTGAGCCGTATCGATGGCGATGTGACCGTAACAATTCGACGCCCCGATGAACTTGTGACGCTCTGGCGAAAGGGCGGCGAAGTGAGTGACGAATCGGCTTTCACACCGCCCTCGTTGCTGGAGCAGAAACTGCTCTGGTTCCGGCGTCACGATGAATGGTCCGGTCCGATGCCCTGCACGCACTGA
- a CDS encoding condensation domain-containing protein, whose translation MYSAQDNLQALGNPGFETIALVWLERRLDPTQLREQVAVLTTRHPVLKSRLVRDWKGTISWQDDPELQVTVREETLTEASEEAIQRAGETILSRPRDLFREPGLSFHLLHLPDGSDVLMMLLNHSLVDERSARLILQELNHLLTGDPLPEPGEPHDLIESHRQRFSRRIRWTAFKKALPDYIQDRWAKRARWPRQMPRTPQRQKLQNVQLRLLSRRLNEEESALLLAYSRKVTRFPSTSMTLLGGVFQAFADTLHYPHADDLFRTGVGVEVGRQTADNFHPQNGSSVLRVHLSRNEVHNRKRRVELLVERLHGVLREKRDLGILESNSIFYWCYPLVRRVTSQMIRWAFSFWYAYFAVPRDYSETFGGVPVRMATYYCAAWSPSGLTMLITQFRDQLQFLVTYVENVVPAADAQAFLDRTVEELLAAAREEADGPD comes from the coding sequence ATGTACAGCGCGCAGGACAACCTGCAGGCGCTGGGAAACCCTGGATTCGAGACCATTGCTCTGGTCTGGCTTGAGCGGCGACTCGATCCAACGCAGCTCCGCGAACAGGTCGCAGTGCTCACGACCCGTCATCCCGTGCTCAAATCACGACTCGTCCGCGACTGGAAGGGAACGATCTCCTGGCAGGACGATCCTGAACTTCAGGTCACCGTTCGTGAAGAGACACTGACCGAGGCGAGTGAAGAGGCGATCCAGCGGGCCGGTGAAACAATCCTCTCCCGACCGCGAGATCTGTTCCGGGAGCCCGGTTTATCCTTTCATCTGCTGCATCTTCCGGACGGCAGCGATGTCCTGATGATGCTGTTGAACCATTCGCTCGTCGACGAACGCTCCGCACGTCTGATATTGCAGGAGCTCAATCATCTGCTGACGGGCGATCCGCTTCCCGAGCCGGGGGAGCCACACGATCTGATCGAGTCGCATCGCCAGCGATTCTCCAGACGCATCCGCTGGACAGCCTTTAAGAAAGCACTGCCTGACTATATCCAGGACCGCTGGGCTAAACGGGCCAGGTGGCCTCGACAGATGCCGCGAACGCCTCAACGTCAGAAACTGCAGAACGTACAACTGCGATTGCTCAGCCGACGCCTGAACGAAGAGGAGTCGGCACTGCTTCTCGCCTACTCTCGGAAGGTGACGCGGTTCCCGTCGACGTCGATGACATTGCTCGGCGGCGTCTTCCAGGCGTTTGCCGATACGCTGCATTATCCTCACGCGGATGATCTGTTCCGCACTGGAGTTGGTGTCGAAGTCGGCCGTCAGACCGCAGACAACTTTCATCCTCAGAACGGCAGCTCTGTTCTGCGAGTTCATCTGAGCCGGAACGAAGTTCACAACCGCAAACGGCGTGTCGAACTGCTCGTCGAGCGTCTGCATGGAGTTCTCCGCGAGAAGCGGGATCTGGGGATCCTCGAATCGAATTCGATCTTCTACTGGTGTTATCCTCTCGTTCGACGGGTGACCAGTCAGATGATTCGCTGGGCGTTCTCGTTCTGGTACGCCTATTTCGCCGTGCCTCGGGACTACAGCGAAACGTTTGGCGGCGTTCCGGTGCGTATGGCCACTTATTACTGTGCGGCCTGGTCTCCGTCTGGACTAACGATGTTGATCACGCAGTTCCGCGACCAGTTGCAATTCCTCGTGACATATGTCGAGAACGTCGTCCCCGCAGCCGACGCCCAGGCATTTCTGGACCGAACGGTCGAAGAACTTCTCGCCGCGGCTCGTGAAGAGGCCGACGGCCCCGACTAA
- a CDS encoding class I adenylate-forming enzyme family protein produces MNLDDLFRQTAAEQPDCPAVLGPKDDQAMTYAQLDAVIDRRAEELRRSGLAPGECIGLHCPSGLDYIVLNYAIWRCRGSVVSIPIELADVEKQRIVREIHLDAVLSQTRSHGFCEAFENGPLHSLKNGATLIPVESPTEEPAGFRTINAAFVRFTSGTTGTSKGVVLSHETIRDRIAAANETLQLAPGDRVVWLLSMSYHFAVSIVSYLTHGATIVLPANLFAGAIFESVQRHQGTFIYGSPLQYAWMVDSRESADLSSIRLAICTTSALKAELGHRFLDRFGIPLTQALGIIEVGLPCINLENARESPAAVGNVLSAYQLQLTDSEFGEGLFEIRLKGPGFLDAYYHPWRTRDQILDDGWFATGDICSVDDQGCLTIHGRSKDVINISGMKFFPQEAEAVLCEHPGIRAARVFSLQDERWGERAQAEVIAATPDEPPEIRELIDWCRSRLAPFKIPSQIQYVASFPRTASGKILHRNET; encoded by the coding sequence GTGAACCTCGATGACCTCTTTCGCCAGACCGCCGCGGAACAGCCCGATTGTCCCGCTGTTCTGGGGCCTAAGGACGATCAGGCAATGACCTACGCCCAGCTCGATGCCGTGATCGACCGTCGAGCAGAAGAGCTTCGCCGTTCCGGTCTCGCGCCGGGAGAGTGCATCGGCCTGCATTGTCCGAGTGGACTCGATTATATCGTCTTGAACTATGCGATCTGGCGCTGTCGCGGCAGCGTCGTTTCAATTCCCATCGAGCTGGCCGATGTCGAAAAACAACGGATTGTTCGCGAGATCCATCTCGACGCTGTTCTCTCACAAACTCGTTCACACGGATTCTGTGAAGCCTTTGAGAATGGCCCCCTGCATTCTCTGAAAAACGGAGCCACGCTGATTCCGGTGGAAAGTCCCACCGAAGAGCCCGCAGGCTTTCGCACGATCAATGCCGCCTTCGTTCGCTTCACGTCCGGCACAACGGGAACGTCAAAAGGGGTCGTCCTCTCGCACGAAACGATCCGGGATCGGATCGCAGCCGCCAACGAGACGCTGCAGTTGGCTCCCGGCGATCGCGTCGTCTGGCTGCTCTCGATGTCGTACCACTTTGCCGTGTCCATCGTCAGCTATCTGACACACGGTGCGACCATCGTTCTCCCGGCGAACCTGTTTGCCGGTGCAATCTTTGAGAGCGTCCAGCGCCATCAGGGAACTTTCATTTACGGTTCTCCACTGCAGTATGCGTGGATGGTGGATAGCAGGGAGTCCGCCGATCTCAGTTCAATCCGGCTGGCCATCTGCACGACCAGCGCCCTCAAGGCGGAGTTAGGGCATCGCTTTCTCGATCGATTCGGGATCCCTCTCACGCAAGCCCTCGGCATTATTGAAGTGGGCCTCCCGTGCATCAATCTCGAGAACGCCCGCGAGTCCCCGGCTGCAGTCGGGAATGTCCTCTCCGCTTATCAACTTCAGTTGACGGACTCGGAGTTCGGAGAAGGTCTGTTCGAGATCCGCCTCAAGGGGCCCGGCTTTCTCGATGCCTATTATCATCCCTGGCGGACGCGGGATCAGATTCTCGACGACGGCTGGTTCGCTACTGGAGATATCTGCAGCGTCGATGATCAGGGTTGTCTCACGATCCATGGCCGCTCGAAGGATGTGATTAACATCTCCGGCATGAAGTTCTTTCCGCAGGAAGCCGAAGCTGTTCTATGTGAACATCCCGGAATCCGAGCCGCTCGCGTCTTTTCCCTTCAGGATGAACGCTGGGGCGAACGGGCTCAAGCCGAGGTCATCGCGGCAACCCCCGATGAGCCTCCCGAGATCAGGGAACTGATCGACTGGTGCCGATCCCGGCTCGCTCCCTTCAAGATCCCCAGTCAGATACAGTATGTGGCCTCCTTCCCGCGAACAGCCAGCGGAAAGATTCTGCATCGGAATGAAACCTGA
- a CDS encoding FAD-dependent oxidoreductase: protein MSSRSVSVVVCGAGAAGMAAAIAAARAGATTTLVESQRCVGGTVAHALIHTLGGLFDPEGNLVNPGLPAELINRLESADSRVRRRRIGRLWVLSVAPETYQRVAEEWLRETPRLTVLTGSRLTDSSWQERRVEQVAIVTPEGQQTIDAAALIDATGGAHVVRSIAPDSLDCNHQAAAGLVVRLAGVKAGALDFPKGVGLVRSIRTAADAGELPPHFAHTWLDCGADPDEVYIKLFLPQLKERQPCDTSQLVKTIFEFLRSFPGFENAVIDRVGVPGIRDGGRIRGDHQLTIESLEQGETSAESSEIACFGSWPIEYWDPENGVQMRTLSPPVYPIPLSALQVQGWDNLWAVGKCLSADPLAQSSARVVGTCWAMGEAVGNAAARITAEEGTCEPR, encoded by the coding sequence ATGTCTTCACGTTCCGTATCCGTCGTTGTCTGCGGAGCAGGAGCCGCCGGCATGGCGGCTGCGATCGCCGCGGCTCGCGCCGGTGCCACCACCACCCTGGTGGAGTCGCAGAGATGCGTCGGCGGAACCGTGGCTCACGCGCTCATTCATACGCTGGGCGGCCTGTTTGATCCGGAAGGAAATCTGGTCAACCCCGGACTTCCCGCCGAGTTGATCAATCGCCTGGAATCTGCGGACAGTCGAGTACGCCGGCGACGAATCGGCCGATTGTGGGTCCTCAGCGTCGCCCCGGAGACCTACCAGCGTGTCGCCGAAGAATGGCTCAGGGAAACACCTCGACTGACGGTGCTGACCGGTTCCCGCCTCACCGATTCATCCTGGCAGGAACGCCGCGTTGAGCAAGTCGCGATCGTCACCCCGGAAGGGCAGCAGACGATTGATGCGGCAGCCCTCATCGACGCCACCGGTGGAGCCCACGTTGTCCGGAGCATCGCCCCTGACTCCCTCGACTGTAATCATCAGGCGGCAGCAGGGCTCGTCGTCCGGTTGGCGGGCGTGAAAGCCGGCGCTCTCGATTTCCCGAAAGGCGTGGGACTAGTTCGTTCCATCCGCACAGCGGCGGACGCCGGGGAGCTTCCGCCGCATTTTGCTCATACCTGGCTCGACTGCGGGGCTGATCCCGATGAAGTCTATATCAAGCTGTTCCTTCCGCAGCTCAAGGAGCGGCAGCCGTGCGATACCAGCCAGCTGGTGAAAACTATTTTCGAGTTCCTGCGTTCATTTCCCGGTTTCGAGAATGCCGTGATCGATCGCGTCGGCGTCCCCGGAATCCGGGATGGCGGACGGATTCGTGGAGACCATCAGCTGACCATCGAGTCCCTGGAGCAGGGCGAGACTTCGGCGGAAAGTTCAGAAATCGCCTGCTTCGGAAGCTGGCCGATTGAGTATTGGGATCCAGAGAACGGCGTGCAGATGCGAACGCTGTCGCCTCCTGTCTATCCGATCCCGCTCAGCGCGTTGCAGGTTCAGGGATGGGACAACCTCTGGGCCGTCGGCAAGTGCCTGTCAGCCGATCCGCTGGCCCAGTCCTCAGCCCGAGTCGTCGGCACCTGCTGGGCGATGGGAGAAGCGGTTGGCAACGCAGCTGCCAGAATCACCGCGGAGGAGGGCACCTGTGAACCTCGATGA
- a CDS encoding acyl carrier protein: protein MSIESIQQQIRDYIVSTAIDDGQADSLENDDDLLQILDSLQILRMVIEFESMFGVTIDNSDLSPETIGTINRIATFIHEKKTGR from the coding sequence ATGAGCATTGAATCCATTCAGCAACAGATTCGAGACTACATCGTCTCGACAGCCATCGACGACGGACAGGCCGATTCGTTGGAAAATGACGATGATCTGCTTCAGATTCTCGACTCCTTGCAGATCCTCCGGATGGTCATTGAATTCGAATCGATGTTCGGGGTGACGATCGACAACAGTGATCTGTCTCCCGAAACCATCGGCACGATTAACCGAATCGCCACCTTCATTCACGAGAAGAAAACGGGTCGCTAG